TTTTCTATTGTCACCGAAAGACTGCTGGATTTTAAAAACCAGAACCAGCCGGTAAACGATCTGAACCGCCTGACGTATTCGGTTAATAAAGATATTTTCGAAAATGATAAAATGCAGATCCGGCAGGAAGAACTTGTTTTTACCGGATATTCGGGAGAACTGGTCAGATATAGCGTTCAGGAAGACTATGCTTTACGCACCAAAGGCGAGTTTGTTGACACGTTTAAAATTCAGATAAAAGAAATGGTTATGGATTCTGTCTTTAGTCGCTCGAAACGATTAGCCTTCCGGAAACTGAAAATGAAGCTGGAAGTCAGCGAAAAAGAAATGGGGCTGAATTTTTATAAGCAGATTTATGCTAACGAACTATTACAAGCAATACAGGAGAAATGAGTTTTGATTTAAGTACCTATAAAAAAGAAAAAACGGAGAAAAAGGATTTCAGGATCGAAACCGGTCAGCTCCAGTTCTCAAAAAAACTATCCGATAAAAAGAAAGAAGTTTTCTATCGGGAATTGGGTATGCTTTTAAAGTCCGGGGTAGATTTTAAAAAAGCACTGGAAATTCTGAGCAACCAGTCCAGTAATAAGCTGGAAAAAGAAATCATTATCGAAATCAAGGATAAAGTAGTAGAAGGCAGGAGTATCTATGAATCCATGAGGGAAACCAAGCAATTTTCGCCCTATGAATATTACAGTATCCAGATTGGGGAAGAAACCCGGAAACTGGAAGAGGTTTTAACCGAACTGCAAAAATACTTCAACCGGAAAATCCAGATGCGCAGGCAGATCGTTTCGGTATTGACCTATCCGGCGATTGTAATGTGTGTGACCATACTGGTATTGTATTTTATGCTGAATAAAGTCGTGCCGATGTTTAGCTCCGTTTTCAAACAATTCGGAAGTGAGCTGCCTAAAAGCACGCAGATCATTCTTAAGATATCGAATCATTCCGGAACCATTTTTACAATAGTGGCGATTGTGATTGCGGGACTGGTGTTAATCCATGTCCTCCTGAAAGGTAAAAACAGCTACAGGGCTTTTACGACCAACATGATCTTAAGAATACCCTATTTTGGAAGCCTGATCCGTAAAATATACATCTCCAGGTTCTGTCAGGCCATGAACCTGCTGATAACCTCAAAAACAACACTCATCAATGCGCTGTCGTTAACCTCCAAAATG
This region of Flavobacterium inviolabile genomic DNA includes:
- a CDS encoding type II secretion system F family protein, whose protein sequence is MSFDLSTYKKEKTEKKDFRIETGQLQFSKKLSDKKKEVFYRELGMLLKSGVDFKKALEILSNQSSNKLEKEIIIEIKDKVVEGRSIYESMRETKQFSPYEYYSIQIGEETRKLEEVLTELQKYFNRKIQMRRQIVSVLTYPAIVMCVTILVLYFMLNKVVPMFSSVFKQFGSELPKSTQIILKISNHSGTIFTIVAIVIAGLVLIHVLLKGKNSYRAFTTNMILRIPYFGSLIRKIYISRFCQAMNLLITSKTTLINALSLTSKMIGFYPIEIAIEEIKEDITRGVSLSDSLKKHHVFENKMVSMVEVAEQVNQLDTMFERLAEQYNEEISHQTKMIGVILEPMIIIVIGVIVGVIMVSMYAPMFDLSKIINN